A single window of Aspergillus puulaauensis MK2 DNA, chromosome 5, nearly complete sequence DNA harbors:
- a CDS encoding tafazzin (COG:I;~EggNog:ENOG410PGF9;~InterPro:IPR000872,IPR002123;~PFAM:PF01553;~go_function: GO:0016746 - transferase activity, transferring acyl groups [Evidence IEA];~go_process: GO:0006644 - phospholipid metabolic process [Evidence IEA]): MSRQTDSGATGESPSLFWRSLSATTILSVAGLCRSFLYGCSYPETHGMEQFLELLESRKDASQRKKGLLTVSNHISVMDDPLVWGFLPLKYNFGLSSSNRRWGLASHDICYQTRPLALFFTMGQLLPTHRSAHSKHGGIAQPAVTQAIRLLSKGPFPAEPHLALPERQSWSLQNVCVDPFSDLPTAYTTDGHDSHLAPSAYSCNSFSWVHIFPEGKIHQAPSKTMRYFKWGVARLILEASECPDVVPIWLEGFDQVMHESRGFPRGVPRPGKEVSVTFGQKVDSEAVFGEMRGRWQKIKAKAELASPETRDLPLGALSDELLYGAEAVELRKEVTKKVRDLVLEVRRSRGHSDEDPKAGLVETWIEEGPKREGKMEDESWVRDV; the protein is encoded by the exons ATGTCGCGGCAAACAGATTCTGGTGCAACGGGCGAGAGTCCCTCTCTCTTTTGGAGGTCGCTCTCGGCCACCACAATATTGAGTGTCGCGGGGTTGTGCCGGTCTTTCTTGTATGGGTGCAGTTATCCCGAGACTCATGGCATGGAGCAGTTCCTGGAGCTGCTTGAGTCGAGAAAGGATGCATCGCAACGCAAGAAAGGTTTACTTACAG tctCCAACCACATTAGCGT AATGGATGACCCGCTGGTGTGGGGATTTCTCCCCTTGAAGTACAACTTTGGGCTCTCATCGTCGAACAGAAGATGGGGGCTTGCTAGTCATGACATCTGCTACCAGACCCG ACCCTTGGCCTTGTTCTTCACAATGGGCCAGCTACTACCTACTCATAGATCTGCCCATTCGAAGCACGGTGGTATCGCGCAACCAGCTGTGACCCAGGCGATTCGACTCCTATCTAAAGGTCCCTTCCCCGCCGAACCGCACCTTGCTTTACCCGAGCGTCAAAGCTGGAGCTTGCAAAACGTCTGCGTTGATCCCTTTTCCGATCTTCCTACGGCTTACACCACGGATGGCCATGATTCCCACCTTGCGCCATCCGCATACTCCTGCAATTCTTTCTCCTGGGTTCATATTTTTCCAGAAGGAAAGATTCACCAAGCTCCGTCCAAAACTATGCGATACTTCAAGTGGGGTGTTGCTAGGTTGATACTCGAGGCGAGCGAATGTCCCGACGTTGTTCCAATTTGGTTAGAGGGATTCGATCAGGTCATGCACGAGAGCCGTGGGTTCCCGCGGGGTGTCCCGCGACCTGGAAAGGAGGTCAGTGTGACGTTCGGGCAGAAGGTGGATTCTGAAGCGGTCTTTGGCGAAATGCGCGGTCGATggcagaagatcaaggcgAAGGCTGAGCTGGCTTCTCCAGAAACTCGCGATCTTCCGCTCGGTGCTCTGAGTGACGAGCTTCTGTATGGAGCGGAGGCCGTCGAGTTACGAAAGGAGGTAACGAAGAAGGTCAGGgatctcgtccttgaagtCCGAAGGTCTCGGGGACACTCCGATGAGGATCCTAAGGCAGGTCTTGTCGAAACGTGGATCGAGGAGGGACCGAAGCGTGAGGGAAAGATGGAAGATGAGTCATGGGTTCGGGATGTATGA
- a CDS encoding uncharacterized protein (COG:I;~EggNog:ENOG410PGF9) — protein MPKKHHKNTFSKPVSTPHHTLATSSPRSSQNDRFRSPASPSGEPEQPSVNDLISHLRRTQVSPSLSGNSRSVPRHIVPRSVHPSLRNLLELPETPPPRPRPDARRTTVIGGRRPRRTAGPPPPESWLSGDTSAEDAEKTELDSDETAKVIHRLERLPGREFPVTGSFVHTLMKSMAIHWAWHVAYDGQFLGLLPTHIKLLLLSYVGYYSGEQPLAGLMRGLKPLFDNSAAFDNEGQDRMADGDSDVTHLDLSGAVGRWISLKQLSMELFLPKKAPSQKDTAESVPLSWEDEYEDGADAGPGNAIPKTLQHLRFENLQYLSLAHPHPSSVNWNSLISLLSRLSTITHLSLAHWPVPTVTPNAINASVRHPAHRSLTFAYGGTDSYSAMENNWAESAGILRKLSRVTYCLKWLDLEGCGDWIPALNWEGAGPQGETYSAGPEWNGSWRDIEWIRLGPGWLPHVDDTGNVTDSVVGLASETNAPNPRSLASSAYAPTAVASTESWDVDEERQKYRMAKELERFREQMRAAKEVQRRVLRTRKNGRGKWVHFSFGLEELADDVREKLLGPELRDTFL, from the coding sequence ATGCCCAAGAAACACCACAAGAATACGTTTTCAAAACCCGTCAGCACCCCCCACCATACCTTAGCCACTTCGAGCccccgcagcagccagaATGATCGATTCCGTTCGCCAGCCTCGCCGAGCGGGGAACCCGAACAACCTTCAGTCAACGACCTGATCAGCCACCTGCGCCGGACACAGGTATCGCCATCGTTATCTGGTAACAGCCGCAGTGTACCCCGACACATCGTACCTCGGTCTGTCCACCCATCTTTGCGGAATTTGCTCGAGCTCCCCGAAACTCCACCACCCCGTCCCCGTCCAGATGCTCGCCGCACTACTGTCATCGGCGGACGGCGACCGAGACGGACAGCTGGCCCGCCTCCACCTGAGAGCTGGCTTTCGGGTGATACCAGCGCAGAAGATGCTGAGAAAACTGAATTGGACTCCGATGAAACGGCGAAGGTCATCCACCGCCTTGAGCGCCTACCGGGCAGGGAGTTTCCTGTGACGGGGAGCTTCGTGCATACGTTGATGAAGTCAATGGCCATACATTGGGCATGGCATGTCGCATACGATGGGCAATTCCTTGGCTTATTGCCCACAcatattaaattattattgttgAGCTATGTTGGATACTATTCCGGGGAACAGCCTCTGGCGGGGTTGATGCGCGGTCTCAAGCCCCTGTTCGACAACTCGGCTGCGTTTGACAACGAGGGCCAGGATCGGATGGCTGACGGCGATTCAGATGTTACGCATCTTGATCTCAGCGGCGCAGTAGGCCGATGGATTTCCTTGAAGCAGCTCTCTATGGAACTATTTCTTCCCAAGAAGGCGCCTTCTCAGAAAGACACCGCGGAATCCGTCCCTTTGTCTTGGGAGGATGAATACGAGGATGGGGCTGACGCCGGTCCCGGCAATGCTATCCCCAAGACATTGCAGCACCTGCGTTTTGAGAACCTACAGTATTTATCTTTGGCACATCCCCACCCATCGTCAGTAAACTGGAACTCGCTTATCAGCCTGCTCTCTCGTCTGTCAACGATCACACACCTCTCTCTAGCACACTGGCCAGTCCCAACGGTTACACCGAATGCTATCAATGCCAGCGTCAGACACCCAGCGCATAGATCTCTTACCTTCGCCTACGGTGGCACCGACTCGTACTCCGCAATGGAGAACAACTGGGCCGAATCCGCCGGTATCCTCCGCAAACTTTCACGAGTGACCTATTGCCTTAAGTGGTTAGACTTGGAAGGCTGCGGCGACTGGATTCCAGCCCTCAATTGGGAAGGTGCCGGGCCCCAGGGCGAGACATATTCAGCAGGCCCCGAGTGGAATGGGTCATGGAGAGACATCGAATGGATTCGTCTTGGGCCGGGATGGCTTCCCCATGTCGATGACACTGGGAATGTCACAGATAGCGTGGTGGGTCTTGCATCGGAAACGAATGCTCCCAACCCTCGATCCCTAGCCTCTTCTGCCTATGCCCCAACGGCAGTCGCATCAACCGAATCATGGGACGTCGATGAAGAACGTCAAAAATACCGGATGGCAAAGGAGCTAGAGCGGTTCCGAGAGCAAATGCGTGCCGCGAAGGAAGTCCAGCGGCGGGTATTGCGGACTAGGAAAAACGGGCGTGGGAAATGGGTCCATTTCTCCTTCGGCCTGGAGGAGTTGGCAGATGATGTTCGAGAGAAACTACTTGGGCCGGAGTTGAGAGATACATTCCTCTAG
- the dbp9 gene encoding ATP-dependent DNA/RNA helicase (COG:J;~EggNog:ENOG410PFWA;~InterPro:IPR027417,IPR001650,IPR014014,IPR014001, IPR011545;~PFAM:PF04851,PF00270,PF00271;~go_function: GO:0003676 - nucleic acid binding [Evidence IEA];~go_function: GO:0004386 - helicase activity [Evidence IEA];~go_function: GO:0005524 - ATP binding [Evidence IEA]), whose protein sequence is MKRKLDANDIPSPEPAEAKETKDADTTEDFENLSLDPRLRQALVKEKFSKPTPVQAKAIPLALAGKDILARAKTGSGKTAAYVLPILQTILQKKAIDPSLKATTGLILVPTRELAEQVQKVVTTFAAFCGKDVRSVNLTQKVSDAVQKSMLADYPDIVVSTPARVIANLGTSALSLENLTHFVIDEADLVLSYGYEDDINALSKAIPRGVQTFLMSATLTAEVDTLKGLFCRSPVVLKLEEKDDQGSGVSQFVVKCAEDEKFLLTYVIFKLQLIKGKVIIFVGDIDRSYRLKLFLEQFGIKSCVLNSELPVNSRIHVVEEFNKGVYDIIIAADEQEILGASKSSRKSKEAAVEDEANPSSDEDEQEAPSTSNNRSDKRRKVTSKGKDYGISRGIDFQNVACVLNFDLPTTSKSYTHRIGRTGRGGKTGMALSFVVPAENFGKHKPTSIPTAKHDESVLKKIVKRQSKIGHEVKPYHFDMTQVDAFRYRMSDALRSITRLAVQEARAREIRQELVKSEKLKRHFEENPDELRQLRHDGELRSARIQPHLKHIPEYLMPAKGKKGISSDDVGFVGFRKMGDNRIRKARDRNRGRGKPVRKVDPLKTFNKGRK, encoded by the exons ATGAAGCGGAAGCTAGACGCCAACGATATCCCATCTCCAGAGCCTGCCGAGGCTAAGGAGACGAAGGACGCCGATACCACAGAAGACTTCGAAAACCTCAGCCTCGATCCCCGACTGCGCCAAGCCCTGGTTAAAGAGAAGTTCAGCAAGCCCACCCCGGTACAGGCGAAGGCTATTCCACTTGCCCTTGCGGGGAAGGATATCTTAG CCCGTGCAAAAACCGGCTCTGGCAAAACGGCCGCGTACGTCCTTCCGATTTTGCAAACTATTCTTCAGAAAAAGGCG ATCGACCCCTCACTAAAGGCTACTAccggcctcatcctcgtccccACTCGAGAACTCGCTGAGCAAGTCCAGAAGGTCGTCACCACATTCGCTGCGTTTTGCGGGAAGGATGTTCGCTCGGTGAATCTGACACAGAAAGTATCGGATGCCGTTCAAAAGTCAATGCTCGCAGATTACCCCGATATTGTCGTATCGACACCTGCTCGTGTCATCGCCAATCTTGGAACGTCGGCACTTTCTTTGGAGAACCTCACGCATTTTGTCATTGACGAAGCTGATTTGGTTCTTTCGTACGGTTATGAGGATGATATAAATGCATTGTCCAAAGCAATCCCACGGGGTGTACAGACGTTCCTTATGAGTGCTACTCTCACCGCGGAGGTGGATACTCTCAAGGGTTTGTTCTGTCGCAGCCCGGTAGTTttgaagttggaggagaaggatgaccAAGGTTCCGGTGTTAGCCAGTTTGTCGTCAA ATGcgcggaggatgagaaaTTCCTGCTCACCTATGTCATCTTCAAGTTACAGTTGATCAAGGGCAAGGTTATCATATTCGTCGGAGATATTGACCGAAGTTACCGTCTCAAGTTGTTCTTGGAACAGTTCGGAATCAAAAGCTGTGTTCTGAACTCCGAATTGCCTGTAAACTCACGTATTCACGTGGTCGAAGAATTCAACAAGGGTGTCTACGACATCATCATTGCCGCCGACGAGCAAGAGATCCTCGGCGCATCAAAATCGTCAAGAAAATCCAAGGAAGCAGCAGTCGAAGACGAAGCCAACCCCTCAAGCGACGAAGACGAACAAGAAGCcccatcaacctccaacaaccGCTCCGACAAACGTCGCAAAGTTACTTCTAAGGGAAAAGACTACGGCATCTCCCGCGGTATCGACTTCCAAAACGTCGCCTGTGTTCTAAATTTCGACCTCCCCACCACCTCCAAATCTTACACCCACCGCATCGGCCGCACAGGCCGCGGCGGCAAAACAGGAATGGCCCTCTCCTTCGTCGTCCCCGCAGAGAACTTTGGCAAGCACAAACCCACCTCAATCCCCACAGCAAAGCACGACGAGTCCGTCCTTAAGAAGATCGTCAAGCGCCAGTCCAAAATCGGGCATGAGGTCAAACCTTACCACTTCGACATGACCCAGGTCGATGCCTTCCGGTACCGTATGTCCGATGCCCTGCGCTCCATCACCCGCCTTGCGGTCCAGGAAGCCCGCGCACGTGAGATCCGCCAGGAATTGGTCAAGAGCGAGAAACTGAAGCGTCATTTCGAGGAGAATCCCGATGAGCTGAGACAGCTGCGTCACGATGGCGAGTTGCGCTCAGCGCGGATTCAGCCCCACCTTAAGCACATCCCTGAGTATTTGATGCCggcgaaggggaagaagggtaTCTCGAGTGACGATGTTGGGTTCGTTGGGTTTAGGAAGATGGGTGATAATCGCATTCGTAAAGCCAGGGATAGGAATCGTGGCAGGGGGAAGCCCGTGAGGAAGGTTGATCCGTTGAAGACATTTAATAAGGGGAGGAAGTGA
- a CDS encoding mitochondrial 54S ribosomal protein mL60 (COG:J;~EggNog:ENOG410PSNW;~InterPro:IPR016340;~PFAM:PF09784) — MFKPSSPLFSGLLWKIPWRISQPQKTRQRKRLRAVDRVVDTLSTALRRNGESTKAIDRWHKEMPREEEMLPRDKYTLFDKKEKTYRKGIHKLPKWTRVSQRVNPPGF; from the exons ATGTTCAAACCTTCGTCACCATTATTCTCGGGTCTTCTATG GAAAATCCCATGGCGCATCTCACAGCCCCAGAAAACCCGCCAACGCAAGCGTCTGCGCGCTGTTGACCGCGTAGTCGACACCCTTAGTACAGCTCTTCGCCGAAACGGCGAGTCCACAAAAGCAATCGACAGATGGCACAAGGAAATGCCgcgagaggaggagatgcTACCACGAGACAAATACACCCTTTTcgacaagaaggagaagacgtACCGCAAGGGCATTCATA AACTACCAAAATGGACGAGAGTCAGCCAGCGGGTCAACCCCCCGGGTTTCTAA
- a CDS encoding uncharacterized protein (COG:S;~EggNog:ENOG410PT03) — MPPRYGDDYRSDERNSTRPRGSRSRESTGYYAQGYPGDSYPDAQRPRGVVNAEPSALPRQPLQQIPPSAGELQYMHAPGHAGQDHYGTPFDDFHGLSSGQTGVPGPGSYQGYPPPNGQPPDPNMDLTSPQQYDSHHSPRRGSSRSESTIFDGHPAVISTLDPRYVLQPRSYYTTGKIFAILWHENYGMSNGHGNGTVITHGPTFTGRFNEPIYSAIRRMVVFSTTGQKSLCFPISTYGNRGVAKPNVDPDTHAIVYPRGTSPIREANEPRMIKEPLEVAVESYDETLNPMSRLDFGKIHTVEHNVKVLPIGRITSKSMTRFIQYTRDEMNNLVY; from the exons ATGCCTCCCAGATATGGCGACGATTATCGCTCTGATGAGCGCAACTCTACCCGCCCAAGAG GCTCACGCTCGCGCGAGTCTACGGGATATTACGCTCAGGGCTACCCCGGCGACTCTTACCCCGATGCACAGAGACCACGAGGTGTCGTTAATGCAGAACCTTCGGCGTTACCTAGgcagcctcttcaaca GATCCCGCCAAGTGCAGGAGAACTCCAGTATATGCATGCCCCGGGTCATGCTGGTCAAGACCACTATGGTACACCCTTTGATGATTTTCATGGTCTATCGTCTGGCCAAACTGGCGTACCCGGTCCTGGGAGTTACCAGGGATATCCACCCCCAAACGGCCAACCCCCTGATCCAAACATGGACTTGACATCTCCACAACAGTATGACTCCCACCACAGCCCCAGAAGAGGGTCGAGTCGTTCAGAGTCAACCATTTTCGACGGT CATCCTGCTGTTATTTCTACACTGGATCCAC GATATGTTTTGCAACCAAGAAGCTACTACACCACTGGAAAG ATCTTCGCAATACTATGGCACGAGAACTATGGAATGTCGAACGGGCACGGGAACGGAACCGTTATTACCCACGGCCCGACGTTTACAGGACGATTCAATGAGCCGATTTATAGCGCTATTCGCCGTATGGTCGTTTTCAGCACAACCGGCCAGAAGTCACTTTGCTT CCCCATAAGTACGTATGGCAACCGTGGTGTCGCAAAGCCAAACGTGGACCCTGACACGCATGCAATTGTATACCCGCGGGGTACATCGCCCATCCGGGAGGCCAACGAGCCACGTATGATTAAGGAGCCTCTGGAGGTGGCCGTTGAGTCGTATGATGAAACACTCAATCCTATGTCGAGGCTGGACTTTGGCAAAATACACACTGTGGAACATAACGTCAAAGTGCTTCCAATCGGAAGAATAACAAGCAAATCGATGACGAGATTTATACAATACACGAGAGACGAAATGAACAACTTGGTTTACTAA
- a CDS encoding uncharacterized protein (COG:S;~EggNog:ENOG410PYXZ), translating to MFVEALQYRQNSKTESALRLESQRSEPRPDSTGFLHISGPDAQGVPALPTYGSQQHSPGSEPIGPAPPGSNNQETDQGQGDEQEDHNVRTTSQGDISRNAREAQIVNVYKRLDDFSALRVHARQSRMALSYKREDEMKLRVELMKRLNAFFANLDHPEAEPIMQEYELLQTTAEEYVKLENSYREEEDNLEEQEYILKMSMEDFAGSFNNGGAPNFQSDTRFSSPGTEEESTDETPSHVITYLTGIAQERMLQDQLAELESEWYMANEKQAQRQRLDLPLDQESADFLQTFEEEHNNTWKDLNNTQMDVDAFRMICLEQDHKRFAYQDLSSLHSYHPYMGGQIWEPEPNPLKLPPQDLAVFPEETGALSLGNNEHLEIESGIPEITPRSQHQFNQALQQKSSISSNEYMNKWMLHQLRISSVGIWRLTRSPLWQPLREQGWQDQDIGQAVLDTWFSDETALAPSSYNPYLNNIDDGEDTVVGCATGRKPDVVMRAQSLPSPPSSPRASAPKVGSMRPGSSP from the coding sequence ATGTTTGTGGAGGCGCTCCAGTATCGGCAGAATAGCAAGACCGAGTCCGCACTTAGGCTTGAGAGCCAGCGCAGTGAACCTCGCCCTGATTCAACCGGATTTCTGCATATCAGCGGGCCCGACGCGCAAGGTGTTCCTGCCTTGCCTACATATGGCTCCCAGCAGCACTCACCCGGTTCCGAGCCTATTGGCCCAGCGCCGCCTGGCTCTAATAATCAGGAAACTGACCAGGGACAGGGCGATGAACAGGAAGATCATAATGTACGCACCACAAGCCAGGGGGATATCTCGAGAAACGCCCGTGAAGCGCAAATCGTGAACGTCTATAAAAGGCTCGATGACTTCTCTGCATTACGAGTACACGCCCGCCAGTCACGTATGGCGCTTAGTTACAAGCGAGAAGACGAAATGAAACTTAGAGTGGAGCTTATGAAGCGTCTCAACGCCTTCTTTGCCAACTTGGACCACCCCGAGGCAGAACCAATTATGCAGGAGTatgagcttcttcagacAACTGCAGAAGAATATGTGAAATTGGAAAATAGTTATcgtgaagaggaagataacCTGGAAGAGCAAGAATACATTCTCAAGATGTCCATGGAAGACTTTGCCGGCTCGTTCAATAATGGGGGCGCACCAAACTTCCAAAGTGATACACGATTCTCAAGCCCGGGCACAGAAGAGGAATCCACGGACGAGACTCCTAGTCATGTAATCACTTACCTGACCGGCATAGCGCAGGAACGGATGCTTCAAGACCAACTTGCAGAGCTCGAATCAGAGTGGTACATGGCCAACGAAAAGCAGGCACAAAGGCAGCGGTTAGACTTGCCCCTAGATCAAGAATCTGCAGATTTCTTGCAGAcatttgaagaagaacacAACAATACATGGAAGGACCTAAATAATACACAGATGGATGTGGACGCTTTCCGCATGATTTGCCTAGAGCAAGATCATAAGCGCTTCGCTTATCAAGATCTATCTTCCCTCCACTCTTATCATCCGTACATGGGTGGTCAAATATGGGAGCCGGAACCAAACCCTTTAAAACTTCCACCCCAAGACTTGGCAGTATTCCCGGAGGAAACCGGTGCACTATCGCTGGGCAATAATGAACATTTGGAGATAGAAAGTGGTATCCCAGAGATAACGCCAAGAAGCCAGCACCAATTCAACCAAGCCCTCCAACAAAAGTCGTCCATCAGCTCTAACGAGTACATGAACAAATGGATGCTCCACCAGCTTCGAATCTCATCAGTTGGCATATGGCGCCTTACTCGCTCGCCTCTCTGGCAACCCCTTCGCGAGCAAGGCTGGCAAGACCAAGATATCGGACAGGCTGTGCTCGATACCTGGTTCTCCGATGAGACGGCGCTGGCGCCCTCATCATATAACCCGTATTTAAATAACATCGACGACGGAGAAGATACCGTAGTCGGATGTGCAACGGGTCGCAAACCGGACGTGGTGATGAGAGCCCAGTCTTTaccctcaccaccatcttcaccaCGAGCGTCGGCCCCGAAAGTAGGCAGTATGCGGCCGGGCTCCAGCCCTTGA